TAACTCGGGTTTTAGTTGAAgagtaattaaattacaaaaattaatttcagaATACTGTACAtcttgtttttagattttccGTATAAGCCAAAATACGTTCTGTGGAATCTTTCATCTAAAATAATACTAAcaatgtacatatatatgatcagaagcaaaccaaaacaataaaaattgtaataaataagAATGTGGagatagaaagaacaaaaacatacgGAATCTTCCGTAACGATTCGTACATGTTTTTTCACTGTCATATAAGGTCACAAATCACAAGAGTACTGTATCTTTTTCCGATCCAATTCCTATTTAATTACAACCAAATcacaaaactttataatatagcTAGTAATTATatgcttgacaaaaaaaaaagatggtaattatatatttacatggATCACGCGTTTGTTTTCTGCGAATTATATACATCTGACATCAACAAAGATACATGGTAAAACTAattaacatttcatttttaatgatatttacaagtttagcaaaagaaaaaaaaaacaagtgttaTGGTTTGATCGTACCATTTGTTTTCGTGATATATTCAAAAATCGTAGGTATTTCTTAACTGATGGATGATTCACACGGAAGTTACGCGTTCACAgccatataaatataattatgataatatacaatagaaaaagagaaaaaagtatcgaatttttaataaaagttcaACTTGTGACTAATCATTATGCATGTTACTGTGTTTTTGtgaattgggggaaaaaaaGCTTGATCTGAaagaataataatcaaaagGCAGTTTGTATATATGATAACAGTATATAACATAAGGTGGGAGCATAAGTAACGTGAAGGCAGTTTGATCTGTCGGGAAATTTCTTTTATACTTTATGCGGTCCTAATTGAAATTAGATAAGGTAAAGTATAGTTTTAGTTTAAACTCGTGAACTCATCATTTTCTTACAAGAATCCGGCTTCTACTTAATCACAAAacagttatatatttttggttgttaaattgtgattttatttatttttgagctatttcattttttttaaacggtATACGACTTTTTTAGAGCCCTTATTAAACCTTTTATTTacagtttattttttaagtttcttataaattatagtattgttaGAAGTATCTTAAATTAAAGGGGcaactattttttaaattgtatagTATGGGTTGTTGAAAGtatttttaagagtttttttttttttttgtttgttttggttatgttttaaGGGGTAAAGTCGTAAATACAATCATCTTTCTCCGGCGAAGATCCAACATATGACCCGACTCGGTAATCTGGGCTGTAGTTAGTTGGGCCCTTTTGAAAGtccaaataatttattttgaaagcCCAAATATTTTCGTGAGAAAAAGTCTCCGTCGTGTTACAACGATCAGCCTCCAACGCCGCCTCGTCGCCGTCATCAAGCTCTTACCTTCTCACCCCCAGCTCCGGTAGGTTCTCGTCTTTGGTTTCGTTGTTTCAGTCTCTGATCTCCCTTAGCTTGATCCTTGGGAATGAGGGAATGTTTCTGTTATGTTTATCTCCAATGTGGATTCATGAATCTGCAAATTTAGCCAAACAAGAGTTTATTCAACGGATTTATAATTCTCCAGTTCTTTATTCATATTTTGAGCTAGATTTGCTtacaaagtttgaaactttatgTTTACTTGTCTGTTCTGTTCATTCTTTAAATTGAACAAGCCTCTGAGCTCCTCACCTTAAACGAGTTAAGTTCGACTTACTTGTATGAATTAGATCCATCATGAAACAATTAAGACTTATTATTTGTTAGACTTGATCAGTCTTGTTTTTATTACTTTCTTCTTGGGGCTTCTTCATTAATATGCTGAAAACTTTGTATTGATTCAAATTATCATCTATGGTGTCAGATGGCATGGCTTGTGGTTTCTGTTTCTCTGGTTGTTATCTGGGTGGCTTCTTTATGCAAAGTTTTCTTCGGAGCAACATCTAGCTCCCGTGCTACTATTCTTGATGATGGCAAGTAGCCAgaaaccgttttttttttcactatttgATCACTCATTTACGTTAACTTTTGATGCAGAATTTGATATCTCATTGTCTTTGGATTTCAGGTAAAACCcctcaaaagaaaaatgtgatgTTCATTATCGCACATCCTGATGATGAGTCAATGTAAGTTTTTTAGCTTGCATCTCTTTGGATGTTAATTGATCGAAATGTCGAGATTAGTAACTTCTGTTTTGCTGAGAGATTTCGTCTTTGACATTTCTTGACAGGTTCTTTTCTCCAACGATAAACTACTTAACTTCCAATGTAGACAATCTTCACATATTATGCTTGTCTACAGGTAATATGCCTTATCATACTTTTTAGGTGGCTGTATTACTTTCCTTTTCAAAGTTGTGGAATTGGTTAATAAAAGGATGCTACTGAATCTATATGTTTCAGGTAACGCTGATGGTATGGGAAACACTAGGAAAGATGAGCTGCATCAGGCGTGTGCAGTGCTCAAGGTAATCCAAATTTGACAAAGAAAGGATATGTGACATGTTTCTTGTCTTTGCAGTAAAAACGTGTTTGCTAATGTATATATCAAACGTGATGCAGGTTCCGCTTCAACAGTTAAAAGTTCTGGACCATCCAAATTTACAGGTCAGTGCAAATATATCTCCCCAGCACATGTTTATCACTCCATATCATTTGAGGGCACAAGTATATAATATTCTCTCGCTCAGGATGGCTTTGGGCAAGTATGGAACCATGATTTGCTAACAGAAATTATCGAAGAAGAAGTCACTAAACACGATATTCACACGGTATGACTTGGCTCTTAAAACCTAGTTAAAGGCACTCATCACGGTATACCTGGAAATATTTCCACATCTGATTCTCTGTGAGCTGCTTTCAGATCATAACATTCGATAACTATGGTGTTTCTGGTCATTGCAATCACCGAGATGTGCATCGTGGAGTATTGTACGTTAAGATTTCTTTCAATCCCTGAGTCATGAAATCGCAGAATCTTTCCTAATCACTGTGTTGTACGTGCAGAACGTTCTTGCAGACTAATTCAGGAAGACATATCAAAGCTTGGGAACTCGTAAGtcgttattttattttcttggaaCTGAAAGGTATCTGCAGCTCTCTTACTCGATTCAGCTAAAAGATTACATGCTTTGTACACCAGGTAAGCCTAAATATCTTTCGCAAGTACTGTGGACCTGTCGACATTTGGCTGTCAATTTTATCCGCCAGAAAACATCCAAGTAATGTAATCATCATAAACGAGCAGCCTTGGAAAAGCTTCAAAGCAATGGCACAACATTTAAGCCAGTGGGTTTGGTATGTCTCCACCAGATATGATatacttacttttttttatctctgaCCATGATGAATGTGAATCATGGTAACAACTGAAACATGAACCtctgtgttttctttgtttgtgattgtgcAGGTTTCGGAAgctttttgtttcgttttcaaGCTACACATACACGAATACACTTAATAGAATCATTCCTTGAGTCAGATTTTGAGGCTACTCAGCTAACGAGCTCTTGTCTGAGGCAATGGTTAAACAATTTTGAACAAATACGGTAGCTTGTAATGTTGGATCATTGACGATTTATTAATTTGGCATTCtgtataattattttgtgtaaaaacaCTTTGACTAATTCAGATGTAAACAGTCACAAAAGCTTGCCAAGTTAATCATAAGACATAGAGTCATAGAGCCAccttatttttatttcctttaataacaaaaaccaatgtacatatatttttatttgcaaGTAATGCAATTCAGCCAGAAGTAAGCAAATTTTATGTAGGAATATCAATGTCAAACCTAAAATGCTCATCATCTGTCTGCAATACAACAACCCTTGTCAAAATTCTCACCTTAATTCAACATTTAGCTTCTTCTCCACCTCAACACGCACTTTGCTCTGCATTTCGATAAATCACCATTTCAAAACCCGTTTAACACTTAACAACATATAACAACACAAATGCTACCTTCCTATTACGACTTTTCTTATGGTTGGTTATTTGAAATAGTGTCATTTCAGCTAAAAAAGGTTTTGTCATCCTTACTCGTTAATAAGTGCCCTTTTCTCAATGTTATATCCCGGATTAATGTAGAAAGGAGACACAAATATGATTACCTGCAAATCATTGACCTCCTCGTCCGTAAGAGAGCGCTCCATTGAACGGAACACGATTCTGTAACAATGACTCGTCATCCCTTTCTTATTGGTGAATTGGTCAATTAACTTCACCTGTACATCGATGATAAAGGCTATAAACAATCACTCTGGAGAACGTGATGATACAAGTAAAGCTGAAAATTAGCTTGATTCTTGGTATTTTCTCTACCAATAAAAAGATAAGGTATTTTCTCTACCAATAAAAAGATAAGGTATGTACCTCTTCAACAAGATCCCCAGCAATTCCTCTGACAACTTCACAAAAGTTATTCTCTGTGAATGCATCACTAATCCAGAAACTGATGTCCTTGTAACAAGGAGGATACTGCAGAACAAGATTTCATTTGCCATCGTTAAAACTTGGAAGACAAATTGGTCTTGAACTAAACTTCATTTGTCTACAAGACATGGACACGAAGATGGAAAGAAATGTTTAACCTTTGAATATGGTTTGAATTTGACTCCAAGTTCTCCTTTTCCAAACTGCATGTACCATCAAATACATTGATGTGAGAAAAGAAGTTACATTTTAGATGATTAATCTCCTTTTTTTAAGTTGTCACCAAAGTAATCACCTGGGACGTGAATCGTTCATCGGATGACCAGAAAAGTCTTATATCAGGGATGTCAAACAAAACCATAGCAAGTCTCTCAAGTCCAAGTCCGAAGGCCCAAGCAACCTTATTTTCTAATCCACTTTGTTTCAAAATTACTTGCTCGGTCACCCCACAGCCCAAAACCTCCAACCAGTCTTCCTGAAACGATAACCAGTTAAAGCTTACGTTAGTTGAGTAACTGACGTTTGTGTTAAATGCTATAATTTCCAGCCAATAACATCTATATGTTTTTGGGATAAGAAGACCACACAAAAATAGAAGTATGTCTCTTTAAAGCATGGTTATGCAGTATATCAGATAGGAAACGAAAGATTACCTTAAAATAAATCTCAAGCTCAAAAGATGGATTGGTAAATGGGAAGTATGTATCAACCCATCTCATCTCCACAGAACCTGGCAGCCAAAGAATGAAGTTCATATTAAACCGTTTCATATACATTTCCCCACTTTCTTTTGAGGTTAATGAGATCATCATTCTACACTACTATAATAAACCATCTTCCATGTAATTTAGATTGAATAATGGATTTTAACGTACCAAATAAGTGGCGTGCCAATCCCTCGAGACATTTCTTTAAATCCTCAGCGGCATATAAAGTGGGGTCCATGCCAGAGTCGTTCCAGTCCTCAggagagaaaacacaaaaaccttCCATCTGTAATAGATAGCATAGACAACTAGTATAAGAAAGACATGAGGTCTAGCAAAACAGCCAAAGTAGAAAAACAGAGGGACCTCGAGAATAGAACACCTGATGGAAAACCGGATAATGAGTAGAATCAATAGAATCTCTACGGTAAACATCCCCAGTAACAAGGAAACGACTATGACCTTTCCTCAACAGCTCAGCTTGGTGAGCACTTGTATGGCATCTCAAAACAGTTTGGGGGTCTACATAGTACGTGTCATTAAGACTTCTGCTTACATGATCAGCAGGGACTAGCACATCATCAAAGTTCtggtacccaaaaaaaaaaaaaactcttacgAACTAAATTGAAAAGTAAGTGATATAACCACtcaaaaaatacaaactttgagTATGGAGAACTTACTTGCTTAGTGGTAACAATTGGGGAAAGGTCTTCGAACTTCTCAAACTTCTTAGCGTAATTGGAATCAAAGTAGTTGTAGATAGCACTCTTTAAAATCCCAATCGGATGCTTATTTCTTCTGTGTAGCTGCATTCCCAGTTTAGAGAAAATCGAGTCTGGTACATTGTTTGTAGGATCATCATCTTTCACCACATCTGTGAAGTGTACATTGAACACATCATATAAAGAGTATTAAAAGATGTTAAATTTAACAATCCCAGAATAAGCTTTAGCTAAAATGAAACAACTTTAAATAAATCTTATAACGAACGAACCATTTCTAGCGATTGTGACGCCACCAATATCAACAGCAGAGACGATTGGATAACGCCGCTGCTTCTTCACTTTAGGGAGTCGTGGAGAATACACGGCGGTGGAGGAAAACGAAGAAGCGAATGAGAACCGTTTGAAGCCATTGCTGGAGAGAAGAACCACTGAAGCTCGACTGAAGATAGTGGAGTGAACTGAGAAAATAGTCATGGCGTCTCCAAATCCTGAGAGTTAAAACACCGTCGATGAAGAGAGGAGGAGACAAGTCTCCGATTTGAAGAAAATCGCGGCGGCGATTGGCGTCTGTGAAGAGTAAGAGGAGAAAAATCTCCGATGAGTGGGAGAGATGATGACGTGTCGAATTAGAAAGCAGTAgggttttggaaattttttatgGATTGGATCGTGTGAGTTTACTATTTTACCCCTCCCCTTGAATTGTGGAAAATTGCGTATTGAGCCctttaagtttttataattcAGGTATTGCACCTTGGTGTTTTTTTCAACACCTACGtgtattttatatacttttccaaTCTTGGTGTGTGTTTATTGAGAAAGATTGAGATAAATTTAATGACCAAGTAAAAATCAGGAACGACATTTTCAATGTAAGAAGAATTTTGGAATTACGGTTTATGAGATAATGGTCCAAGCCTAAACGAACACAGATCTCTTCTCTTATGCAGTTAACATATCTGGTTATATCTGGAAACTTATCTACAAGTAACAAGCTTTTCAAAGAAACCCATCTATGAGGTTTTTAGCTCTGCTACGGGTATCTTCTCAGTAGTACTCTGCCAACACATGTAGTTGAAGAGCCAAGCAAACCCTCTTGGCTTAGGAACCTCTTCATTAGGGGGCTTAGAAATCTGTTCATTAAGCGGCTTAGAAAGCTCTTCTTGAAGCAAGCTGCATCGTTGTTTCAtctcttcaatttctttctccatcttctcatgTTTTTGCCTGATTTCCTGGTAAACATAAGCACAGAGTTAACATGATATCCCAAAGAGATGCAAATAGAGACATCGTAGTTTAACATGTGGGGAATAGAAGAGCTCACAGCTAGTTCTTgttgtctcttctcttctttttttgcttctccTCTGGCATTTCTCTGCACCTCGTAAACAAGTGCCCCCCCTGCAACCTTTAGAAGAAAACAATCTATTTCAGAACCAATTGAATTGATGAAAACAAGTTCAATTAAGGCGAGGCAAATGATCTTTATTGTTGTAATAAATGACTTCAACTGCAGGGAATCTTGTAGATGCAGAACAACTTCATTTATACAATCAATAACTAAAGTCTCCTCCTTAAGCaatcaaaatctcttaaaaGACATGAGATTTGAAGTATAAGATACCGTGAAGGCAAAGAGTTCCCCAAGAAGATCAGCAGCGGCTTGAACAGCTCGCTCTTCGTTTAAAGGGCGAATAACAGCATCAGTCACACGACCAGAAGCACGTCTTTGTAACTTTGTTGTAAATCTATGATTCGCCTGTCACAATTTTTGAgcaacacacacaacaaaaagtaaatcaattTAGAAGCTTTTCAAAAACCCTATCTCCAGAGAGAAACTTTATGCAATCAGATCACAGGATACACACACCAAAGATCATAACCAAAAGATCGGAGCTTTTGGGGGTTTAAGTTTATACATACCTGTGcaatgttgatgatgaattgaCGGAATCTGGGGTGAACACCAGCTTCTTTTTTAAGGCGATTAGCGATGGGTTTGCAGATAGTTCGAAGAGCTAGGGTTCCTAGCTTCAGAAGCGGCAGGACCATGGTCTGTTGCACCAGAGACTTCGGTTGGCTCATGTGAGAAGAAAGGTTTTAGCtttgggtatttttttttaggcTTTTTCTTTAGTCTTTTAAGACCCAAAAATCAGACCTTGCCCGGCAAGGAAATTTggcatttttttaatttatacaatttctgAAAAAGTTCAGATTCGAATCCTTGGATCGGGTCGGGTCAAATTCCGGGTCTttgaggtgatgatgatgataaggcAAGCAATACTGGTGTGTTGTTGTGAGCTAAAAATgggagggaaagagagagagacaatggCGTCCACAGGAATGGCGAAATCCAAGGGGAGTTTATGCCTCACCCTCTGCAGAAATCGATCACACCCCTTGAGACTCAAATTTCATTTCTCTCATTCGCGTTTGAACCCAGAAGCAGACGAACACGAAGAAGAAGCCTCTTGACGGTTTTGGTGTTTATACGAATATCGAAATCACCGTCTTCTCGAAAAGTCTTTATAGCTCCGTCGATCGGGGTTTGCTGAAGTTTTACCCGTGTCTCAGAGCGATTGAGGGAGCTACATCCACAGGTgctttttgattcttttgtcaTAAGGATGAATCCGGTTCATGGGCTTTTTGATTTTGCGAGATTTATTATTAATGGGAGATTTTTGAGGAAAGAGCTAATTTTATAACCCTTGTAGTCTTGGAATCATAGATTTGAATTCTTAAGATTGAACCTGTGTATATGTACTTTATTGTCCACTGAAAGCTTGTGGTGTTTACTTAAATGCTAGGAAGGTTTACGGGATGGCTGAAATCGTGGTGGATTCTCATGTTTGGGTGGAAGACCCAGAAAGAGCTTGGATTGATGGGGTTGTACTTAATATAAAGGGAGATGAAGCAGAGGTTAAAACTAATGATGGCAGAGAGGTAAacgactttttttcttttttttttctccagttATCTGGTGCTCTTGTAGCATATTGCGTCCATTCATGGGATTATACATTATCCTGCCTTATGGAGCTTTTTTCCCCCAGAAATGGATGTACTATAAATGTTGGTACTGCTTTCAGTCGTTTGATACAAAAACCAATAACTGGACCTTCATAAACAACTGGTGTTGTTTTGCTTTCCATACTCCTGATTCACATTTCCTTTTACTGGTCAGGTCATTGCTAACTTATCAAAACTCTATCCGAAAGACACTGAAGCTCCTTCAGAGGGAGTAGAGGATATGACTAGATTATCTTATCTCCATGAGCCTGCAGTTCTCGACAATTTGGCTACCAGATATGAGCTCAATGAAATTTATGTAAGAATATTTCATTTCTGGTTGTAAACCAAGTATTTTCATCTTGGTCCttggtaaaaaaaacattagttaaTGCAGTGTAGGCGAGTCtgttataatattttgacatcATGACAGACTTATACAGGAAATATTCTTATTGCCGTCAATCCCTTTCAAGGACTCCCCCATCTCTATGATGCTGAGGTTATGGAAAAGTACAAGGAAGCCTCTTTCAAAGAGCTGAGTCCTCATGTTTTTGCAATTGGTGGCATCGCATATAGGTGattatttgttcattttttattattgtctATGAAAGTAGCAGAAGTAGGtttatttattagtttgagAAAATTTGCTACAGGGAAATGATTAATGAGGGCAGAAATAAATGTATATTGGTCAGTGGTGAAAGTGGGTCTGGAAAGACAGAAACAACTAAGATGCTCATGCGTTACCTTGCATACTTTGGAGGGCATTCTGCAGCTGAAGGAAGGACAGTTGAAAACCAAGTTTTAGAAGTAAGTTGTGATGATttagtttagtatttaaaattacaGAGCCTCCTACACTGGAGGGGCGAGGTTTTAAACTTGCTgcttaaatcaaattaatttattaggCTATGTCGAAGACTTTTTATCCTTTTATCTGCTCCACAGACAGGACATTATTGTTTGTTAAACTTTCCTGAGTATATGGTCTGGGGATCGCTACCTTGACATCCTTAGATTGGAGCTTTCTCTTTATGTGATACCACTTGTACCtcttaatttggtttttggtcTAATTCTTTATGCCAATTGGGTTATGCTACAGTCAAATCCAGTTCTCGAGGCATTCGGAAATGCGAAGACTGTTAAGAACAACAATTCCAGGTAAACTTAGAGCTCTTAATATTGAGTGCTTTCATTTCTCCTTCGCTTTGCTTGTCCACCTGTCTCTTTTACCTACTTTTATTGAGATTTATCACTCCTGTTAATAAATAtgaattctttttcttgttacaGTCGTTTTGGTAAATTTGTGGAGATTCAATTTGATGACGTGGGTCGAATATCAGGGGCAGCCATCAGAACTTACCTTTTGGAGAGGTCACGTGTTTGCCAAGTTTCAGATCCTGAACGTAACTATCACTGCTTTTATCTCCTGTGTGCTGCTCCTCCTGAGGTAGGGTTTTAAGTTGTCCACACCTTTTATCGGAAGAATCTTTGAATTAATAGATGATATTAACATTTGCAGGATGTTGAGAGGTTTAAATTGGGAGATCCTAAGTCATTTCGCTATCTTAATCAGTCTAGCTGCTATGAACTTGATGGTGTAAATGATGCAGAAGAGTATCTTGCTACTAGAAGGGCTATGGATGTAGTTGGAATAAGTGAAAAAGAACAGGTTTGCAATTTCTTTGCAATCTGCCTATCACCTGTTGATTGCTAATAGGAATAACttaactatcttttttttttctcttcaggATGCAATTTTCAGAGTTGTGGCTGCCATCCTCCATCTTGGAAATATTGAATTTTCGAAGGGAGAAGATGCTGATTCATCATCTCTAAAAGATGAACAGTCAATGTTTCATCTCCAAATGACATCAGAACTGCTCATGTATTATGCGGCTCTTTACTTTTCCaactaaataatgattattgtacTGCGTGTAACTACAACTTGTTATTTTAGGTGTGATCCCCATTCCTTAGAAGATGCTCTGTGTAAACGTATAATGGTCACCCCAGAAGAAGTTATCAAGAGAAGTCTTGATCCTCTTGGCGCTGCCGTTAGCAGGGATGGTTTagcaaaaacaatatattctaGACTCTTTGATTGGTAAACTTTCTATGTCAATGTTCAAACACCCTTTTCCATATGCCACTGAGGATGACCTCTGCTAAGTCAGtacatattttctttattccaggttggtaaacaaaataaatatctctattGGGCAAGATTCTCACTCTAAGCGCTTGATCGGAGTCCTTGACATTTATGGGTTTGAGAGCTTCAAAACCAACAGGTAATAGCTGTGAGCATGCATGGGGTAGTATCTTAATTGCTAAAACACATCCAGTGTCCTATCGTCTAATAGATAAATTACTCTTTCCCCTTGACGTAAGTATGAAGATGACATTGTCTATGATAAATATAGTATTTAGCTTTGATATTACTTAATATTGTGATCTTAcgaaataatatgttttttttataagtttccATGACTACGGAGATATCTATAATATCACTTAATCTAATCTCAACTTCAGTTGACACTGACTTGTTAACATTTTCCGCAGTTTTGAGCAATTCTGTATTAATTACACGAATGAAAAGCTGCAACAGCATTTCAACCAGGTATGAGGTCAGTCGTAGGATATGGCTGCTGATCTGGCTCAAGATTCTGTTAATTAATCTGATCTCATTAATATTGTACAGCATGTATTTAAAATGGAACAAGGTGAATATCAGAAAGAAGAAATAGATTGGAGCTATGTGGAGTTTGTTGATAACCAAGATGTCGTGGATCTGATTGAAAAGGTTTGTTTCATCCAATTATCTATTTCCCCTGGTATAAAGACAGATTTTGGCTTTATATTTGCGACCAATTGGTAAATCAAACACTAGGCAGTAGAAGTTCCCTTTAGAGAGCATTGTGACATCACCTATAATACATTATTATACAGCTCAGCCTATGTTATACGGAAAATGCTTGCACCTGTCCCTAAAATCCATGTTTGATTTCTTTCCTCTAAAAATATAAGAACTCCCTTAAGTTTATGCAAGAGTTCTATCTGTTTTCAAATATGCTCTGGTATCCTGGCTCACTATGCATTGTTCTGACTTGAAAACACATGGAGTAGTGGGTCTTTTTATTCATGAAACTGTCTGTTATTCCATTACTTCGTGCTGCATTTTTCCCCCTGTAAATATGATTTCAATCCTTTTGCAGAAACCAGGTGGTATCATTGCTCTTCTAGATGAAGCATGGTATGATAAAATTGTCTTCACCTGCAGCGACCTTAGTATTTTCTTACACAGTAACTATCTTCTCCAAACACCATTATTATGTGTTATAAAAGTTTATTATCTCTGCAGCATGCTCCCAAAATCAACTCCTGAAACATTTTCTGAGAAGCTGTATCACACATTCAAGGATCATAAGCGCTTCATGAAACCAAAATTGACTCGATCAGATTTTACATTAGTTCATTATGCAGGGGATGTAAGTTGCATTCCACGTTCTGTTGCTTTGAGTCTTAAAAGTAGATAGAGTTATGATTTTAAGATCTATTCCAATGCTATTCTATTCAGGTTCAATACCAGTCCGATCAATTtttagacaaaaacaaagactATGTTGTTGCTGAGCATCAAGACTTGTTATACGCTTCCAAATGTTCTTTTGTGTCAGGCCTCTTTCCTCCTCTTCCTAAAGAGAGTAGCAAATCTAAGTTTTCCTCAATTGGCGCTCGTTTCAAGGTAACTTTCCTGCAAATCCATTAACATTAACTACTAGATAGGACTGGATGATTGGACCACACATAGGATATTGTTGAAATTTTGATGCCAGACTCATCATTTGTACGAGCTGACATGTTCAATTAATTGGCGCAGCTACAATTGCAACAGCTGATGGAGACACTGAACTTTACGGAACCCCACTACATCAGATGTGTTAAGCCAAACAATTTGTTGCAACCAACAGTGTTTGATAATGC
The Camelina sativa cultivar DH55 chromosome 6, Cs, whole genome shotgun sequence genome window above contains:
- the LOC104792109 gene encoding phenylalanine--tRNA ligase, chloroplastic/mitochondrial produces the protein MTIFSVHSTIFSRASVVLLSSNGFKRFSFASSFSSTAVYSPRLPKVKKQRRYPIVSAVDIGGVTIARNDVVKDDDPTNNVPDSIFSKLGMQLHRRNKHPIGILKSAIYNYFDSNYAKKFEKFEDLSPIVTTKQNFDDVLVPADHVSRSLNDTYYVDPQTVLRCHTSAHQAELLRKGHSRFLVTGDVYRRDSIDSTHYPVFHQMEGFCVFSPEDWNDSGMDPTLYAAEDLKKCLEGLARHLFGSVEMRWVDTYFPFTNPSFELEIYFKEDWLEVLGCGVTEQVILKQSGLENKVAWAFGLGLERLAMVLFDIPDIRLFWSSDERFTSQFGKGELGVKFKPYSKYPPCYKDISFWISDAFTENNFCEVVRGIAGDLVEEVKLIDQFTNKKGMTSHCYRIVFRSMERSLTDEEVNDLQSKVRVEVEKKLNVELR
- the LOC104792110 gene encoding probable N-acetylglucosaminyl-phosphatidylinositol de-N-acetylase, producing the protein MAWLVVSVSLVVIWVASLCKVFFGATSSSRATILDDGKTPQKKNVMFIIAHPDDESMFFSPTINYLTSNVDNLHILCLSTGNADGMGNTRKDELHQACAVLKVPLQQLKVLDHPNLQDGFGQVWNHDLLTEIIEEEVTKHDIHTIITFDNYGVSGHCNHRDVHRGVLTFLQTNSGRHIKAWELVSLNIFRKYCGPVDIWLSILSARKHPSNVIIINEQPWKSFKAMAQHLSQWVWFRKLFVSFSSYTYTNTLNRIIP
- the LOC104792112 gene encoding optic atrophy 3 protein homolog; protein product: MSQPKSLVQQTMVLPLLKLGTLALRTICKPIANRLKKEAGVHPRFRQFIINIAQANHRFTTKLQRRASGRVTDAVIRPLNEERAVQAAADLLGELFAFTVAGGALVYEVQRNARGEAKKEEKRQQELAEIRQKHEKMEKEIEEMKQRCSLLQEELSKPLNEQISKPPNEEVPKPRGFAWLFNYMCWQSTTEKIPVAELKTS